In Janthinobacterium sp. J1-1, a single genomic region encodes these proteins:
- the tcdA gene encoding tRNA cyclic N6-threonylcarbamoyladenosine(37) synthase TcdA, with protein MHTSTHELISPDLTEIDFERRFGGIARLYGAPALARFRAAHVCVIGVGGVGSWIVEALARSAVGHLTLIDLDNVAESNINRQIQAMSDTIGKAKITALAERISLINPFCQVTQVEDFIAPDNLEQLLGGQHFDYLVDAIDNARSKAALIAYCRGRNLPMLTIGSAGGQTDPTLIAVRDLAKTEQEPLLKRVRKHLRTDYGFPRGVKNKFNVDAVFSMEPLTTPETGDACEISGDGAAAGVTGLNCAGFGSSVVVTASFGMVAAAHALKSLRQPQADILAQPPAGQDMVVAAALD; from the coding sequence ATGCATACCTCCACCCATGAACTTATTTCCCCGGACTTGACCGAGATCGATTTTGAACGGCGCTTCGGCGGCATCGCCCGCCTGTATGGCGCGCCGGCACTGGCGCGCTTTCGCGCCGCCCATGTGTGTGTGATCGGCGTGGGCGGCGTCGGTTCCTGGATCGTCGAAGCCTTGGCCCGCAGCGCCGTCGGACATTTGACCCTGATCGACCTCGATAACGTGGCCGAGTCGAATATCAACCGCCAGATCCAGGCCATGAGCGACACCATCGGCAAGGCCAAGATCACGGCCCTGGCCGAACGCATCAGCCTGATCAACCCGTTTTGCCAGGTCACGCAAGTCGAAGATTTCATTGCCCCCGATAACCTGGAGCAATTGCTGGGCGGCCAGCATTTCGATTACCTGGTCGACGCCATCGACAATGCCCGCTCGAAGGCGGCGCTGATCGCGTATTGCCGCGGCCGCAACCTGCCGATGCTGACCATCGGCAGCGCCGGCGGGCAGACGGACCCGACCCTGATCGCCGTGCGCGACCTGGCGAAAACGGAACAGGAACCGCTGCTCAAGCGCGTGCGCAAGCATTTGCGCACCGATTACGGTTTTCCCCGCGGCGTGAAAAACAAGTTCAATGTCGACGCCGTGTTTTCGATGGAGCCATTAACGACGCCCGAGACTGGCGACGCCTGCGAGATCAGTGGCGATGGCGCGGCCGCCGGCGTCACCGGCCTGAACTGCGCCGGCTTCGGTTCCAGCGTAGTGGTCACGGCCAGCTTCGGCATGGTGGCCGCCGCGCATGCGCTGAAAAGCCTGCGCCAGCCACAGGCCGACATCTTAGCCCAGCCGCCGGCTGGCCAGGATATGGTAGTCGCCGCTGCTCTTGATTGA
- a CDS encoding 2'-5' RNA ligase family protein, protein MKNLSPQPRLFYGLWPDAATRGAFAALQPAAGGTPSHADKLHLTMAFLGQREAHDLPVLQSILDEVPASAMTLCFDHYSYFPKAELSWAALRETPPALLALRAALMQELACAGLAPAFEHDRFTPHVTLARKAGPPPSAPFSPITWQAGELVLVESIKSSGDYHILASRRLG, encoded by the coding sequence ATGAAAAACTTGTCACCACAGCCACGCCTGTTTTATGGCCTGTGGCCCGATGCGGCCACGCGTGGCGCCTTCGCCGCGCTGCAGCCGGCCGCCGGCGGCACGCCCTCGCACGCCGACAAGCTGCACCTGACCATGGCGTTCCTGGGCCAGCGCGAAGCGCACGATTTACCGGTGCTGCAAAGCATCCTCGACGAGGTACCGGCCAGCGCCATGACCTTGTGTTTCGACCATTACAGTTATTTTCCCAAAGCCGAGCTGAGCTGGGCCGCGCTGCGCGAGACGCCGCCGGCACTGCTGGCGCTGCGCGCCGCGCTGATGCAAGAGCTCGCTTGCGCCGGCCTGGCGCCCGCCTTCGAGCACGACCGTTTTACGCCGCACGTGACCCTGGCGCGCAAGGCGGGCCCGCCCCCATCGGCGCCGTTTTCTCCCATCACCTGGCAGGCCGGCGAACTGGTGCTGGTCGAGTCAATCAAGAGCAGCGGCGACTACCATATCCTGGCCAGCCGGCGGCTGGGCTAA
- a CDS encoding FKBP-type peptidyl-prolyl cis-trans isomerase, protein MTRSSVLFALICSVAASLAQAQVPAPVPASAVSMSPGPAADKLIIIDNKVGAGKEATAGNTVSVHYTGWLYRPLAKNSRGKQFDSSVGRGPFDFPLGKGMVIKGWDQGVAGMKVGGKRTLIIPGELAYGPRGAGNGDIPPNSALIFDVELLDIK, encoded by the coding sequence ATGACGCGTAGCTCCGTATTGTTTGCCCTGATCTGCTCCGTCGCCGCGTCGCTGGCGCAGGCGCAAGTCCCCGCTCCCGTACCGGCGTCGGCCGTATCGATGAGCCCAGGCCCTGCGGCCGACAAGCTGATCATTATCGACAACAAGGTTGGCGCCGGCAAGGAAGCAACGGCCGGCAATACCGTCAGCGTGCATTACACGGGCTGGCTCTACCGTCCGCTGGCGAAAAACTCGCGCGGCAAGCAGTTCGACAGCTCGGTCGGCCGTGGCCCGTTTGACTTCCCGCTGGGCAAGGGCATGGTCATCAAGGGCTGGGACCAGGGCGTGGCCGGCATGAAAGTGGGCGGCAAGCGCACCCTGATCATTCCTGGCGAGTTGGCTTACGGCCCGCGCGGCGCCGGCAATGGCGACATTCCACCGAACTCGGCATTGATCTTCGATGTCGAATTGCTTGATATTAAGTAA
- the cysK gene encoding cysteine synthase A, with protein MKIANDVTELIGNTPLVRINRIAAGSVATILAKLEFYNPAHSVKDRIGLAMVAAAESAGLIHPDTVIVEPTSGNTGIALAMVCAARGYRCTLVMPDTMSRERRILLRAYGAELVLTPGSEGMLGAIRKAEELVAADPRYLMLQQFNNPANPAIHRQTTAEEIWRDTDGQVDIVIAGVGTGGTITGIGEVLKERKPGVQIIAVEPEASPMLSKGTKGPHPIQGIGAGFVPQILNTAIYDEVICVKNDDAFATARLAASDEGLLVGISSGAALWAALQVAQRPENADKTIVTIIPSFGERYLSTALYAGLGD; from the coding sequence ATGAAGATCGCCAACGACGTCACCGAACTGATCGGCAATACACCGCTGGTGCGCATCAACCGCATCGCCGCCGGCAGTGTGGCCACCATCCTGGCCAAACTCGAATTCTACAATCCCGCCCACAGCGTCAAGGACCGTATCGGCCTGGCCATGGTCGCGGCCGCCGAAAGCGCCGGCCTGATCCATCCCGACACCGTCATCGTCGAGCCCACCAGCGGCAATACCGGCATCGCGCTGGCGATGGTCTGCGCCGCGCGCGGCTACCGCTGCACCCTGGTCATGCCCGACACCATGAGCCGCGAACGGCGCATCCTGCTGCGTGCCTACGGCGCCGAACTGGTATTGACGCCAGGTAGCGAAGGCATGCTGGGCGCCATCCGCAAGGCCGAAGAACTGGTGGCCGCCGATCCGCGCTATCTGATGCTGCAGCAATTCAATAACCCCGCCAATCCCGCCATCCACCGCCAGACCACGGCCGAGGAAATCTGGCGCGATACCGATGGCCAGGTCGATATCGTCATCGCCGGCGTCGGCACCGGCGGCACGATTACCGGCATTGGTGAAGTGCTGAAGGAACGCAAGCCTGGCGTGCAGATCATCGCGGTGGAGCCGGAAGCGTCACCGATGCTGTCGAAAGGCACCAAGGGACCGCACCCGATCCAGGGCATCGGCGCCGGCTTTGTGCCGCAGATACTGAATACCGCCATCTATGACGAAGTCATCTGCGTCAAGAACGACGATGCGTTCGCCACCGCGCGCCTGGCCGCCAGCGATGAAGGCTTGCTGGTCGGTATCTCGTCGGGCGCCGCCCTGTGGGCCGCCTTGCAGGTTGCGCAGCGCCCGGAAAACGCCGACAAGACCATCGTCACCATCATCCCGTCGTTCGGCGAGCGCTATCTGAGCACGGCACTGTATGCGGGGCTGGGCGACTAA
- a CDS encoding SGNH/GDSL hydrolase family protein yields the protein MTLYAALSALLLATAPAAGADTAWLASWSASPQAVWSNDFILPANVPARLHDQTVRQVARVSVGGQRVRIVLSNAYGATPLTIGAATLALAAEGYAIVPGSLRAVTFGGHSGATIAPGAPLLSDPVTLGVPDLARLAVSIHLPQDTAITTFHWDGRETAWIAPGDQSGAGKIDVTRSITTTARLLLSSIQVEATAATQAVAVLGDSITDGAGASLGRDTRWPDVLAERLAPHGVAVINAGISGARLLADGMGSNALARLERDVLGQPGVRTVIVALGINDISWPGTAFDPHGRRPTLEALTAGYRQLTAQARSRGVRVIVATLTPFEGALPGTPLADYYQPEKEALRQRLNAWIRGNASFDAVLDGDALLRDPAHPRRLLPVYDSGDHLHPGDAGNRALAEAVDLRVLIAEP from the coding sequence ATGACACTGTACGCCGCCCTTTCCGCCCTGCTGCTGGCCACCGCCCCCGCTGCCGGCGCCGACACCGCCTGGCTGGCCAGCTGGAGCGCCAGCCCGCAAGCCGTCTGGAGCAACGACTTCATCCTGCCTGCCAATGTACCGGCCCGCCTGCACGACCAGACCGTGCGCCAGGTGGCGCGCGTCAGCGTGGGCGGCCAGCGCGTACGCATCGTGCTGTCGAACGCCTATGGCGCCACGCCGTTGACGATAGGCGCGGCCACCCTGGCGCTGGCGGCGGAAGGATACGCCATCGTGCCGGGCAGCTTGCGCGCCGTCACCTTTGGCGGGCACAGTGGCGCCACCATCGCCCCCGGTGCGCCGCTGCTCAGCGACCCGGTCACGCTCGGCGTGCCCGACCTGGCGCGCCTGGCGGTCAGCATCCATCTGCCGCAGGACACGGCGATCACCACCTTTCACTGGGATGGCCGCGAGACGGCCTGGATCGCGCCGGGCGACCAAAGTGGCGCCGGCAAGATCGATGTAACACGGTCCATCACCACCACGGCGCGCCTGTTGCTGAGCAGCATACAGGTGGAGGCCACTGCGGCCACGCAGGCGGTGGCGGTGCTCGGCGACTCGATCACCGATGGCGCCGGCGCCAGCCTGGGGCGCGATACGCGCTGGCCCGACGTGCTGGCCGAACGGCTGGCGCCGCATGGCGTAGCGGTCATCAATGCCGGTATCTCCGGTGCGCGCCTGCTGGCCGACGGCATGGGCAGCAATGCGCTGGCGCGGCTTGAACGCGATGTGCTGGGCCAGCCCGGCGTGCGCACGGTGATTGTTGCTCTGGGTATCAATGACATCAGCTGGCCCGGCACGGCCTTCGATCCGCATGGCCGGCGGCCGACGCTGGAAGCATTGACGGCAGGCTACCGCCAGTTGACCGCGCAGGCGCGCAGCCGTGGCGTGCGCGTGATCGTCGCGACCTTGACGCCCTTCGAAGGCGCCCTGCCCGGCACGCCGCTGGCCGATTATTACCAACCAGAAAAAGAAGCGCTGCGCCAGCGGCTCAATGCGTGGATACGCGGCAACGCCAGCTTTGACGCCGTGCTCGATGGCGACGCGCTGCTGCGCGACCCGGCGCATCCGCGTCGGCTGCTGCCGGTGTACGACTCGGGCGACCATCTGCACCCGGGCGACGCCGGCAACCGCGCGCTGGCCGAGGCGGTCGACCTGCGCGTGTTGATAGCTGAGCCTTAG
- a CDS encoding LysR family transcriptional regulator — translation MGRLDVNRSGELEVFVRVIELGGFSAAARACGMTPSAVSKLVSRLEQRLGARLLNRSTRQLQLTAEGCGLYERGVRVLAALDEAERCAGVQDTPRGRVRINANVPFGHHFLLPLAPAFLARYPGVTLDIVLTDAVVDILEQRTDVAVRAGPLKSSNLMARKLGQTPMVIVASPAYLARCGMPATPGELAGHNLLDANYARTNTGWPLRHDGGEFIVPVLGNVQASDGEALRQLALAGVGLARLAAFQVRDDLAAGRLRAVLEACNPGDSEEVHAVYVGQGGHVPLRVRAVLDFLAENVSLSPR, via the coding sequence ATGGGAAGACTCGATGTCAACCGTTCGGGCGAGCTGGAAGTATTCGTGCGCGTGATCGAACTGGGCGGTTTCTCGGCGGCCGCGCGCGCCTGCGGCATGACGCCGTCGGCCGTCAGCAAACTGGTGTCGCGCCTGGAGCAGCGCCTGGGCGCGCGCTTGCTGAACCGTTCCACGCGCCAGCTGCAGCTGACGGCCGAAGGCTGCGGCCTGTATGAGCGGGGCGTGCGGGTGCTGGCGGCGCTGGACGAGGCCGAGCGCTGCGCCGGCGTGCAGGACACGCCGCGCGGCCGCGTGCGCATCAATGCCAATGTGCCGTTCGGCCACCATTTTTTGCTGCCGCTGGCGCCGGCGTTTCTGGCGCGCTATCCTGGCGTGACGCTCGACATCGTGCTGACCGATGCCGTGGTCGATATCCTCGAGCAACGCACCGACGTGGCCGTGCGCGCCGGCCCCCTGAAAAGCTCGAACCTGATGGCGCGCAAGCTGGGCCAGACGCCGATGGTGATCGTCGCCTCGCCCGCCTACCTGGCGCGCTGCGGCATGCCGGCCACGCCAGGCGAGCTGGCCGGTCATAACCTGCTCGACGCCAATTACGCGCGCACCAATACCGGCTGGCCGTTGCGCCACGACGGCGGCGAATTCATCGTGCCGGTGCTGGGCAATGTGCAGGCCAGCGATGGCGAGGCCTTGCGCCAGCTGGCGCTGGCCGGCGTCGGCCTGGCGCGCCTGGCGGCCTTCCAGGTGCGCGACGACCTGGCCGCCGGCCGCCTGCGGGCGGTGCTGGAAGCGTGCAATCCCGGTGACAGCGAAGAAGTGCACGCCGTGTATGTGGGGCAAGGCGGCCATGTGCCGCTGCGCGTGCGCGCCGTGCTTGATTTCCTGGCCGAGAATGTCAGCTTGTCGCCCAGATAG
- a CDS encoding DUF2809 domain-containing protein — protein MFLVKPERRRLLQLAATVVVIALGLASRAFPQSLPDALGKYPGDALWAMMIVFGLGIVATRIRTWQLALWALLVCFAVEFSQLYQAPWIVELRSHTLGHLVLGSFFGWADLIAYTAGVAVAAIVDNVALFKRR, from the coding sequence ATGTTCCTGGTAAAACCTGAACGCCGCCGCCTGTTGCAGCTTGCTGCCACCGTGGTGGTCATTGCGCTGGGCCTGGCCTCGCGCGCCTTTCCCCAATCGCTGCCCGACGCGCTCGGCAAGTATCCGGGCGACGCCCTGTGGGCCATGATGATCGTGTTTGGTCTGGGCATCGTTGCCACCCGCATACGTACCTGGCAGCTGGCGCTGTGGGCCTTGCTGGTCTGCTTTGCGGTCGAGTTCAGCCAGCTCTACCAGGCGCCATGGATCGTCGAGCTGCGCAGCCACACCCTGGGCCACCTGGTGCTCGGTTCCTTCTTCGGCTGGGCTGACCTGATCGCCTACACGGCCGGGGTGGCCGTGGCGGCGATCGTCGATAACGTCGCTTTGTTCAAGCGACGCTAA
- a CDS encoding pitrilysin family protein: MKPIKLLAIPALMLSLYGAPLSLGHAAEAAVAAPTGATAVPNIAYEKYTLPNGLEVILVEDHKLPVTAVNIWYHVGPANEAPGLTGFAHLFEHMMFAATKHVPRGLADQLLEGAGATDSNGSTDFDRTNYFDTVPSNQLELALWTHSDRMGYLLDVLDQTALTNQQDVVRNERRQSVENAPYGIVQEALFHQLFPKNHPYYASVIGSHADIQNAKLDDIKEFFTKYYGPNNASLVIAGDIDKAKTKELVNKYFGSFKSGPAVEKPNVVTPAITEERRVVVQDRVELPRVYFGWLTPSAYTKDDAELKIAAQILAGGKSSRLYKSLVYDKQIAQDVGADQGSAALTSMFTIDATARPGHKPEEIEQALNAELEKLRAEGPTEKEIERARNGIETIMLSQVEKVGGRGVANLLNEYNQYTGDPGYLAKDIERYRQVTVAGVQRAVDTYLKTQARVVVYGVPGKPDLGPEVATPAAGKVKAQPGTAINADEPWRNKVPGAGPAPAIKLPQGKSFTLANGLTVIHNYNPAVPLVASQLVVKSGSGANPLAQPGLSSFTAQLLQEGTATRSAPQIADEVAQLGAFLGTGSGADSSFAQMTSLKSTFPQALDLLADVVQHPQFPQEEVERQRASRIGNLAQQRENAGFVAARVEAAALYGPKHPYGYIQLGTEAALKATTRADLQRFWQQHYVPNNAALIVSGDITESELKALAEARFGAWKAGEVAPSVAAQPVTSKARLILVDKPGAPQTALRLSNIAVDRKTPDYAPLQVMNAALGGLFTSRLNTNLREEKGYTYGVRSQFQYRSLPGPFAIAASVRTDVTGAAVSETVKELRAMIAKPLSAKELSNARNSQVLSLPGQFDTNASVSASMANTYVYNLGLDYYTLLPQRFASVTDKQVQQVARKYLQPEKLIVIGVGDQTKIAPQLSKLKLAPVEVRDAEGNVK, encoded by the coding sequence ATGAAACCGATCAAACTGCTGGCCATACCCGCCCTGATGCTGTCGCTGTACGGCGCCCCGCTATCGCTCGGCCACGCGGCCGAAGCCGCCGTGGCCGCGCCCACCGGCGCCACCGCCGTGCCGAACATTGCCTACGAAAAATACACGCTGCCCAACGGCCTGGAAGTGATCCTGGTCGAAGACCATAAATTGCCCGTCACCGCCGTCAATATCTGGTACCACGTGGGACCGGCCAATGAAGCGCCGGGCCTGACCGGTTTTGCCCATTTGTTCGAACACATGATGTTCGCCGCCACCAAGCACGTGCCGCGCGGCCTGGCCGACCAGCTGCTCGAAGGCGCGGGCGCCACCGATTCGAACGGCAGCACCGATTTCGACCGCACCAATTATTTCGACACGGTACCGTCGAACCAGCTGGAACTGGCGCTGTGGACCCATTCCGACCGCATGGGCTACCTGCTCGACGTGCTGGACCAGACGGCGCTGACCAACCAGCAGGACGTAGTGCGCAACGAGCGCCGCCAGAGCGTGGAAAACGCCCCGTACGGCATCGTGCAGGAAGCGCTGTTCCACCAGCTGTTTCCAAAGAACCACCCGTACTACGCCAGCGTGATCGGCTCGCACGCCGACATCCAGAACGCCAAGCTGGACGACATCAAGGAATTCTTTACCAAATACTATGGCCCGAACAACGCCAGCCTGGTGATCGCCGGCGATATCGACAAGGCGAAAACGAAGGAGCTGGTCAACAAATACTTCGGCAGCTTCAAGAGCGGCCCGGCGGTGGAAAAACCGAACGTGGTCACGCCGGCGATTACAGAAGAGCGCCGGGTGGTGGTGCAGGACCGGGTCGAATTGCCACGCGTCTATTTCGGCTGGCTGACGCCTTCGGCTTACACGAAAGACGATGCGGAACTGAAGATTGCCGCGCAGATCCTGGCCGGCGGCAAATCGAGCCGCCTGTATAAATCGCTGGTATATGACAAGCAGATCGCCCAGGACGTGGGCGCCGACCAGGGTTCGGCCGCGTTGACCTCGATGTTTACCATCGACGCCACCGCCCGCCCCGGCCACAAGCCGGAGGAAATCGAGCAGGCGCTGAACGCGGAACTGGAAAAGCTGCGCGCGGAAGGTCCGACCGAGAAGGAAATCGAGCGCGCCCGCAACGGCATCGAGACCATCATGCTGAGCCAGGTGGAAAAAGTGGGCGGCCGCGGCGTGGCCAACCTGCTCAACGAATACAACCAGTACACGGGCGACCCCGGCTACCTGGCGAAAGATATCGAACGCTACCGGCAAGTGACGGTGGCCGGCGTGCAGCGCGCGGTCGACACCTACCTGAAAACCCAGGCGCGCGTGGTGGTGTATGGCGTGCCCGGCAAGCCCGACCTGGGACCGGAAGTGGCGACACCCGCAGCGGGCAAGGTCAAGGCCCAGCCCGGCACGGCCATCAATGCCGACGAGCCATGGCGCAACAAGGTACCGGGCGCCGGTCCGGCACCGGCGATCAAGCTGCCGCAAGGCAAATCGTTCACCCTGGCCAACGGCCTGACCGTGATCCACAACTACAACCCGGCGGTGCCGCTGGTCGCCAGCCAGCTGGTGGTGAAAAGCGGCTCGGGCGCCAATCCGCTGGCCCAGCCCGGCCTGTCGAGCTTTACGGCGCAGTTGCTGCAGGAAGGCACGGCCACCCGCAGCGCGCCGCAGATCGCCGATGAAGTGGCGCAACTGGGCGCCTTCCTCGGCACCGGTTCCGGCGCCGACAGTTCGTTCGCGCAGATGACGTCCTTGAAAAGCACCTTCCCGCAGGCGCTGGACCTGCTGGCCGACGTGGTGCAGCACCCGCAGTTCCCGCAAGAGGAAGTGGAACGCCAGCGCGCCAGCCGCATCGGCAACCTGGCGCAGCAGCGCGAAAACGCCGGCTTTGTCGCCGCCCGCGTGGAGGCGGCCGCCCTGTACGGTCCGAAGCACCCGTACGGCTATATCCAGCTGGGCACGGAAGCGGCCCTGAAAGCCACCACCCGCGCCGACCTGCAGCGTTTCTGGCAGCAGCATTATGTACCGAACAATGCGGCGCTGATCGTCTCGGGCGATATCACGGAAAGCGAACTGAAAGCGCTGGCCGAAGCCAGGTTCGGCGCCTGGAAAGCCGGCGAAGTGGCGCCATCGGTGGCGGCCCAGCCTGTCACCAGCAAGGCCAGGCTGATCCTGGTCGACAAGCCGGGCGCGCCGCAGACGGCGCTGCGCCTGTCGAACATCGCGGTCGACCGCAAGACGCCCGACTACGCACCGCTGCAAGTGATGAACGCGGCCCTGGGCGGCTTGTTCACCAGCCGCCTGAACACGAACTTGCGTGAAGAAAAGGGATACACCTACGGCGTGCGCTCACAGTTCCAGTACCGCAGCCTGCCCGGCCCGTTCGCGATCGCCGCCAGCGTGCGCACCGACGTGACGGGCGCGGCCGTGTCGGAGACGGTGAAGGAATTGCGCGCCATGATCGCCAAGCCCTTGTCCGCCAAGGAGCTGTCGAACGCGCGCAATTCGCAGGTGCTGTCCCTGCCGGGCCAGTTCGACACCAACGCCAGCGTCAGCGCCAGCATGGCCAACACCTATGTCTACAACCTGGGACTGGACTACTACACCCTGCTGCCGCAGCGCTTTGCCAGCGTGACGGACAAGCAGGTGCAGCAGGTGGCAAGGAAATACCTGCAGCCTGAAAAGCTGATCGTGATCGGCGTGGGCGACCAAACAAAAATAGCGCCGCAACTGTCCAAGCTGAAACTGGCGCCGGTGGAAGTGCGCGACGCGGAAGGGAACGTCAAATAA
- a CDS encoding metallophosphoesterase, whose amino-acid sequence MTLSSPLSCPFTACLPLLLLWGCAGAPSAPATAPAYLAGPAYTVYAAGDIADCRQRGWQYTGAALTAELIAGELAGKPEAAVLSLGDHTYPVGLAAEFRDCYAPTWGRFKERTYPTPGNHEYYGSKAASGYFDYFGRPDYYSFQLGSWHVISLNSHLPAARLDEQLAWLKDDLARHPTRCTLAYWHAPLYSSGGHRAPKTMQPAWQALHEAGAELVLSGHDHDYERFAPQDASGNVDQARGLRQFVIGTGGAFLTPFFYFMPHSEVRDNSSHGVLRLRLHEAGYSWQYLAVPDDGTVARPAPDSGAAPCH is encoded by the coding sequence ATGACCCTGTCTTCCCCGCTGTCCTGCCCGTTTACCGCCTGCCTGCCCTTGCTGCTGTTATGGGGCTGTGCCGGCGCGCCGTCCGCCCCCGCCACGGCGCCCGCCTACCTGGCCGGCCCGGCCTACACCGTCTATGCGGCAGGCGATATCGCCGATTGCCGCCAGCGCGGCTGGCAATACACGGGCGCGGCGCTGACGGCCGAACTGATCGCCGGTGAACTGGCCGGCAAGCCGGAAGCAGCCGTGCTGAGCCTGGGCGACCATACCTATCCGGTGGGCCTGGCGGCGGAATTTCGCGATTGCTATGCCCCTACCTGGGGCCGCTTCAAGGAACGTACCTACCCCACGCCGGGCAACCATGAGTACTATGGCTCGAAGGCGGCCAGCGGCTACTTCGACTATTTCGGCCGGCCCGACTATTACAGTTTTCAATTGGGCAGCTGGCATGTGATCTCGCTCAACAGCCATTTGCCGGCCGCGCGGCTGGACGAGCAGCTGGCCTGGCTGAAGGACGACTTGGCCCGCCACCCCACGCGCTGCACCCTGGCCTACTGGCATGCGCCTTTGTACAGCTCGGGCGGCCACCGCGCGCCCAAGACCATGCAACCGGCCTGGCAGGCGCTGCACGAGGCGGGCGCCGAACTGGTGCTGTCGGGCCACGACCACGATTACGAGCGCTTCGCGCCGCAGGACGCCAGCGGCAACGTCGACCAGGCACGCGGCCTGCGCCAGTTCGTGATCGGCACCGGCGGCGCCTTTCTGACGCCCTTCTTTTATTTCATGCCGCACAGCGAAGTGCGCGACAACAGCAGCCATGGCGTGCTCAGGCTGCGCCTGCACGAGGCCGGCTACAGCTGGCAATACCTGGCCGTGCCGGACGACGGCACAGTCGCCCGGCCGGCGCCCGACAGCGGCGCGGCGCCCTGCCATTGA